A genome region from Candidatus Bathyarchaeia archaeon includes the following:
- a CDS encoding glycoside hydrolase family 2 TIM barrel-domain containing protein, whose protein sequence is MKSWFRSKIFLNGFWKFKIDPNLIGDKEEWSKGFESEDLVYVPSSWNEQNPEWDQFTGVAWYQKDFYVYENLSDKIAWIIFEGAGYKTKVWINGGLAGEHEGSFTSFKYRVNGLKAGAFNRVVVRIDNSPLISNLPPAASLNMTAFDFFHYGGIHRPVYLEFTDKCYVDDSTVYANGDGHLRVIINCICGSEKPVDLKITLYNKDLTSIIHEGVLSNVGTGKYVYERKIDGIKPWDPETPNLYNLVIELRSSDEIKDSVYERIGFRSIRVSDGKIYVNDKPVFLKGFGRHEDFPIFGKYLYGPVLIRDFYLMKKVGANSFRTSHYPYSNEHLDLADEFGFLVILESPLCYSNIERLLDRGGIIKLFGNDEYLNKAKKVIAEMIKEHKNRPSIIMYSVMNEPPSDIPEVADFIKKIFTYVKKIDSSRPVTFASYKSIKDVALKYVDVISLNFYRGWYSEWGDIDKGITIMLSELDEVHKKFSEKPILITEFGADAITGLHSDPPQMWSEDYQAEFIKKYMENLFKKEYIVGLHVWNFADFRTPQNPGRTILNRKGIFTRDRQPKMSAIVLSQLFNNLSRHDNGDKNVRDI, encoded by the coding sequence TTGAAATCGTGGTTTAGATCCAAGATATTTCTGAATGGATTCTGGAAATTTAAAATTGACCCGAATCTTATTGGTGATAAAGAAGAATGGTCTAAGGGTTTTGAGTCTGAAGACTTGGTTTATGTTCCTTCCTCATGGAATGAGCAGAATCCTGAATGGGATCAATTTACTGGAGTAGCATGGTACCAGAAAGACTTCTACGTTTATGAGAATTTGAGTGATAAGATAGCGTGGATCATATTTGAGGGTGCTGGATACAAGACTAAAGTATGGATAAACGGGGGTCTTGCTGGAGAACATGAAGGATCCTTTACATCATTTAAATATAGAGTGAATGGGTTGAAGGCTGGTGCCTTCAATAGGGTTGTTGTGAGAATAGATAATTCACCATTAATCTCCAACTTACCCCCTGCAGCAAGTCTTAATATGACGGCATTCGATTTCTTTCATTACGGGGGCATACACAGACCAGTATACTTGGAGTTCACGGATAAATGTTATGTTGATGATTCAACTGTATATGCGAATGGTGATGGGCATCTAAGAGTGATAATCAATTGTATCTGTGGCTCTGAGAAACCAGTCGACCTAAAAATAACATTGTATAATAAAGATTTGACCTCAATCATACATGAGGGGGTTTTAAGCAATGTAGGAACGGGCAAATACGTTTACGAAAGAAAAATAGACGGCATAAAACCGTGGGATCCTGAGACACCAAATCTATATAATCTGGTTATTGAGTTACGCTCTAGTGATGAGATAAAGGACTCTGTATATGAGCGTATAGGTTTTAGAAGCATTAGGGTTAGTGATGGTAAAATATACGTGAATGATAAGCCAGTTTTTCTTAAAGGTTTTGGTAGACACGAAGATTTTCCAATATTTGGTAAATATTTATACGGTCCGGTACTCATAAGAGATTTCTATCTTATGAAGAAAGTGGGAGCTAATTCTTTTAGAACATCTCATTACCCATATTCCAATGAGCATCTAGATTTGGCTGACGAATTCGGCTTCTTAGTGATTTTGGAATCGCCCTTATGTTATTCAAATATTGAGCGGTTACTTGATAGGGGTGGCATAATAAAACTCTTCGGTAACGATGAGTATTTAAATAAGGCTAAAAAGGTTATTGCTGAAATGATTAAGGAACATAAGAATAGACCATCAATCATAATGTATAGTGTTATGAATGAACCACCAAGCGACATACCAGAAGTTGCAGACTTTATAAAGAAAATTTTCACCTACGTTAAGAAAATAGATTCTTCGAGACCGGTAACATTCGCATCTTATAAAAGCATTAAAGATGTAGCCCTCAAATATGTAGATGTTATATCACTAAACTTCTATCGTGGATGGTATTCTGAGTGGGGTGACATAGATAAGGGAATAACAATTATGCTATCCGAGCTAGATGAGGTTCACAAAAAATTTTCAGAGAAACCAATACTTATAACAGAATTTGGTGCTGACGCAATTACAGGGCTGCATAGCGACCCGCCCCAAATGTGGTCTGAGGATTATCAAGCGGAATTTATTAAAAAATATATGGAGAACCTATTTAAGAAAGAATATATTGTGGGTCTCCATGTATGGAATTTTGCAGATTTTAGAACACCTCAGAACCCCGGAAGAACAATATTGAATAGGAAGGGCATATTTACGAGAGATAGACAGCCCAAGATGTCCGCAATTGTACTTTCGCAACTGTTTAACAATTTAAGTCGTCATGATAATGGAGACAAAAACGTGAGAGATATATGA
- a CDS encoding radical SAM protein, giving the protein MGKCSLCNSESPLISNNLGVCVRCIKNNPDEALEVVNRVRMSSREIFDLPSHIPKSANGVRCGMCVNECVIGRGEKGFCGLTYNIDGHLVRLGGTVEKGILEWYYDPLPTNCVAWWFCPGCTGAGYPKYAYKPTVESDYMNLAVFYGSCSLDCLFCQNWHYRYLSQRLSPYMSSEELASKVNPKVSCICFFGGDPSVQMPHAIKTSEIALEKAEREKRILRICWETNGNMCRKFIPKAADLSLKSGGIVKFDLKAWDENIYKALCGVSNKSIFENFRIVGEEYFRERSEVPVLTASTLLIPGYIDEVEVENITKFIAEIDPHIPYTLLAFYPQYIMDDLPTTSRKQAYECYSIAKKYLKYVRIGNIHLLS; this is encoded by the coding sequence TTGGGAAAGTGTTCCCTTTGCAATAGTGAATCGCCGCTGATTTCAAATAATCTAGGCGTCTGCGTAAGATGCATTAAGAATAATCCAGATGAAGCCCTTGAAGTTGTGAATAGAGTGCGCATGTCCTCGCGTGAAATTTTCGATTTACCATCGCATATACCTAAAAGCGCTAATGGAGTAAGATGTGGAATGTGCGTAAATGAATGCGTTATTGGACGAGGAGAAAAGGGATTTTGTGGACTAACATATAATATTGATGGTCATCTTGTGCGTTTAGGCGGAACTGTAGAAAAAGGGATTTTAGAATGGTATTATGATCCTCTACCAACGAACTGTGTTGCATGGTGGTTTTGTCCGGGCTGTACTGGAGCAGGTTATCCTAAGTATGCTTATAAGCCAACCGTTGAATCTGATTATATGAATTTAGCCGTATTTTATGGTTCATGCAGCCTAGACTGCCTTTTCTGCCAGAACTGGCATTATAGATATCTTTCTCAAAGATTAAGCCCTTATATGAGTAGCGAAGAATTAGCTAGCAAAGTTAACCCTAAAGTTTCATGCATATGCTTCTTTGGCGGCGATCCCTCGGTTCAAATGCCCCATGCAATAAAAACTAGCGAAATAGCTTTGGAAAAAGCGGAAAGGGAGAAACGCATATTAAGAATATGCTGGGAGACAAACGGTAACATGTGCAGAAAGTTCATCCCTAAAGCCGCTGATCTATCACTTAAGAGTGGAGGAATAGTGAAGTTTGATTTAAAGGCTTGGGATGAGAACATTTATAAGGCATTATGTGGGGTATCCAATAAATCCATATTCGAGAACTTTAGAATTGTAGGTGAGGAATATTTTAGGGAAAGATCCGAAGTCCCCGTTCTAACGGCAAGTACACTTCTTATTCCAGGATATATAGATGAAGTTGAGGTTGAAAATATTACTAAATTTATTGCAGAAATAGACCCGCATATACCATATACTCTCCTCGCCTTTTACCCACAATATATTATGGATGATCTACCAACGACAAGCAGAAAGCAAGCATATGAATGCTATAGTATAGCTAAAAAATATCTGAAATACGTGAGAATAGGGAATATTCATCTTCTCTCTTAA
- a CDS encoding ABC transporter ATP-binding protein, producing the protein MSKVAIETIDLVKRYPVSARNVSGRHPHMAWQVGGLRDLLTRKKGFIQALNGVNLKVYRREVFGLLGPNGAGKTTLIKILCTLILPDGGEAYVNGYDVVKESGKVLRNLQAVLGDPRGFDWRLSARANLEFYATLYGLPKDYGKKRIEELLEFMGLAERANDMYQRFSTGMARKLQLCRALLLDTPILLFDEPTAGLDPISAVDFRHLLRDKLAKSEGRTIFITTHNMWEAQTICDRVAIINRGRIIACDKPENLGRYVNPMKRYVFIIDENPAYQGIIENLENFMNDASSLSGVISLRLHRDKDESATKVIAVVDKDFVISNILEVAIKYGLKIKDIEFYEPSLEEVFITLVGGRQFNG; encoded by the coding sequence ATGTCGAAAGTAGCAATAGAAACAATTGATTTAGTAAAGCGCTACCCGGTTTCCGCAAGGAATGTTAGTGGTAGGCATCCACATATGGCTTGGCAGGTTGGTGGATTGAGGGATCTTTTAACTAGAAAGAAGGGCTTCATTCAAGCATTAAATGGAGTTAATTTAAAAGTTTATCGTAGAGAAGTATTTGGGCTTCTCGGACCAAATGGCGCTGGAAAAACAACTTTAATAAAGATACTTTGCACACTTATTCTCCCAGATGGCGGAGAAGCTTATGTGAACGGATATGATGTTGTGAAAGAATCTGGAAAGGTTTTGAGGAATCTCCAAGCAGTTTTAGGTGATCCTAGAGGCTTTGATTGGAGACTTAGTGCTAGGGCGAATTTAGAGTTTTACGCAACTTTATATGGATTGCCAAAGGATTACGGAAAAAAACGTATAGAGGAGCTTTTGGAATTCATGGGATTAGCTGAGAGAGCAAACGATATGTATCAGCGCTTCTCCACGGGTATGGCTCGTAAATTACAATTGTGTCGAGCGCTTCTCTTAGATACCCCTATACTTCTCTTTGATGAACCGACAGCTGGCTTAGATCCAATATCAGCTGTGGATTTCAGACATTTATTAAGGGATAAGCTTGCAAAATCTGAGGGAAGAACAATATTTATAACAACGCATAACATGTGGGAGGCTCAGACAATATGCGATAGAGTTGCAATAATAAATAGAGGTAGGATAATTGCATGTGATAAGCCTGAAAATCTAGGGAGATACGTTAACCCCATGAAAAGATACGTATTTATTATTGATGAAAATCCTGCATACCAGGGCATTATAGAGAACTTAGAGAACTTTATGAATGATGCAAGTAGTTTAAGCGGGGTCATAAGTCTCAGGTTACATAGAGATAAAGATGAATCCGCAACTAAAGTTATTGCTGTAGTTGATAAGGATTTCGTAATCTCTAATATTCTTGAAGTTGCTATTAAATATGGGCTTAAAATTAAGGATATAGAGTTTTACGAACCCAGTTTAGAAGAGGTTTTCATAACCTTGGTGGGTGGTAGGCAATTTAATGGGTGA
- a CDS encoding ABC transporter permease, with the protein MGEKIGLSVALRQIAAFAKRDFRDWRTYRTQVITQLITIAIGIFSWAINAIYRNRPVPEYETDYISFLVVGLVIGNLVMPISQGLERRLNPWTLENIIMTGIPIPIFVAGQIAWPYIFSLATFIPQLLIGIFWFGVRLRVNPISTLLAFIISAMILLGLAMTSIGFRLVTKSTDPITWTINTLQQLLAGISFPVQFLDTFIPGISNLSWFLPQTWVYHLWRLAMLKAASITDFTILLEFLKGSAFAIILFPLGYKAFRWGLNRARKDGTLGWF; encoded by the coding sequence ATGGGTGAAAAGATAGGGTTGTCAGTAGCTTTAAGGCAGATAGCGGCGTTTGCGAAAAGAGATTTTAGGGATTGGAGAACCTATAGGACTCAAGTAATAACTCAATTAATTACAATAGCTATAGGGATTTTTAGCTGGGCAATAAACGCCATATATAGAAATAGACCTGTACCAGAATATGAAACAGACTATATATCTTTCCTAGTGGTTGGCTTAGTTATAGGTAACCTTGTCATGCCAATATCCCAAGGGCTTGAAAGGAGACTTAATCCATGGACCCTAGAGAATATTATAATGACTGGTATACCGATACCAATATTTGTGGCTGGACAGATAGCTTGGCCGTATATATTCTCGCTTGCAACCTTCATACCACAGTTGCTCATAGGAATATTCTGGTTCGGGGTTAGGCTTAGGGTAAATCCGATATCAACTCTCTTGGCATTTATTATATCAGCCATGATCCTGCTTGGATTAGCTATGACAAGCATAGGGTTTAGGCTTGTTACAAAATCGACTGATCCGATAACATGGACAATAAATACTTTACAACAGCTACTTGCTGGAATCTCATTTCCAGTTCAGTTCCTAGACACTTTTATTCCGGGAATATCAAATCTCTCGTGGTTCCTGCCACAAACATGGGTTTACCATTTATGGAGACTGGCCATGCTTAAGGCGGCATCAATAACGGATTTCACAATTCTTCTGGAATTCTTGAAGGGTTCAGCGTTCGCAATAATCCTCTTCCCACTCGGATATAAAGCATTCAGATGGGGATTAAATAGGGCTAGAAAAGATGGGACTTTAGGGTGGTTCTAA
- a CDS encoding ArsR family transcriptional regulator: MGKLEDEILNLLSNSEPLTLMEIAERLNRKPKIIFRSLRKLFEAGKISCDPKTRRYTLEKNYVQEQEEETLDLENLKL; the protein is encoded by the coding sequence ATGGGGAAACTTGAGGATGAAATACTTAATCTCTTGAGTAATTCTGAACCTCTAACCCTTATGGAAATAGCGGAGAGATTAAATAGAAAGCCTAAGATAATTTTTAGGTCACTACGTAAGCTCTTTGAGGCAGGAAAAATTAGCTGTGATCCTAAAACTAGACGTTACACCCTAGAGAAAAATTATGTACAAGAGCAGGAAGAAGAGACTCTGGATCTTGAAAACCTGAAACTCTAG
- a CDS encoding glycerophosphodiester phosphodiesterase family protein — protein MLELKVGHRGAKAYEPENTIRSFMKALELGVNAIEFDVRRTKDGELVVIHDAEVDRTTNGKGLVSELTLKEIKELSTEKGEKIPTLEEALDFLDRKVRILIELKEVGDEEKVLDIIRRKGLEDNVAIISFHEEALRKVRELSDKVKTGLIYVRHKDPIGAALNLKAQYLLPLYRFIHSAFVKRAHEKGLKIIAWTINTLEEAREYAEKGVDGIASDKPDILRAIA, from the coding sequence ATGTTAGAGCTTAAAGTTGGACATAGGGGCGCTAAGGCATATGAACCTGAAAACACAATACGCAGCTTCATGAAGGCGCTGGAGCTGGGTGTAAATGCTATTGAATTTGATGTTAGGAGAACAAAAGATGGCGAGCTGGTAGTTATACATGATGCTGAAGTTGATAGGACAACGAATGGTAAGGGTTTAGTTAGTGAGCTAACATTAAAGGAGATTAAGGAATTATCCACAGAGAAAGGTGAAAAGATACCGACCCTAGAAGAAGCTCTAGACTTTCTCGATAGAAAAGTGAGGATACTTATAGAGCTGAAGGAAGTTGGAGACGAAGAAAAAGTCTTAGATATAATTAGGAGGAAGGGGTTAGAAGATAATGTTGCAATAATATCCTTCCATGAGGAAGCTTTGAGAAAAGTCAGGGAATTAAGTGATAAGGTTAAGACGGGCTTAATATATGTGAGACATAAAGATCCAATAGGTGCGGCATTAAACCTTAAAGCACAATACCTGCTACCATTATATCGCTTCATACATTCAGCATTCGTTAAGAGAGCTCATGAGAAGGGGTTAAAAATTATTGCATGGACAATAAATACACTGGAGGAAGCTCGGGAATACGCGGAGAAGGGTGTTGACGGAATAGCTAGCGATAAACCAGATATATTAAGGGCGATAGCATAA
- a CDS encoding DUF4342 domain-containing protein: MNNNFEITSCGESMVYCMKCGKEISEEMNYCPYCGALQRGIKRSEYEISSDDLIGKIKELIHKGNVTKIIVKSEKDETLLEIPVTVGLIGALLAPWVAALGVIAALVARCKIIVEEEE; the protein is encoded by the coding sequence ATGAATAATAATTTTGAGATAACATCGTGCGGTGAAAGTATGGTCTATTGTATGAAGTGCGGTAAAGAGATATCTGAGGAAATGAATTATTGCCCTTATTGCGGCGCTCTTCAGAGGGGGATTAAAAGAAGCGAATATGAGATTTCATCGGATGATTTAATTGGAAAAATCAAGGAACTTATTCATAAGGGTAATGTTACTAAGATAATCGTGAAAAGCGAGAAGGATGAGACGCTCCTGGAAATCCCTGTAACCGTCGGGCTTATAGGTGCACTACTAGCACCTTGGGTTGCCGCTTTAGGTGTTATAGCAGCTTTGGTGGCAAGGTGTAAGATAATAGTTGAGGAGGAAGAGTGA
- the rimI gene encoding ribosomal protein S18-alanine N-acetyltransferase has translation MRNLSISIRRAQPSDLEALYKIEVECFHEDAFPRQYIRQFIEKPYFITLVALINNEVIGFIAGSMETFYGKSAGHIYSIDVRPEYRGMGVGSHLLEATEKELKRDGAEICYLEARTDNIVALNLYLKHNYKVVEQLRNYYGIGRNGMRLMKSLVTE, from the coding sequence GTGCGCAATTTAAGCATCAGTATAAGGAGAGCTCAGCCATCAGACCTAGAAGCTTTATACAAGATTGAGGTTGAGTGTTTCCATGAGGATGCTTTTCCACGCCAATATATAAGACAATTTATTGAGAAACCATACTTTATAACTCTAGTAGCCCTAATAAATAATGAGGTTATAGGTTTTATTGCGGGTTCGATGGAGACTTTTTATGGTAAGTCTGCTGGACACATATATTCCATTGACGTTAGACCGGAGTATAGAGGAATGGGAGTGGGTTCACATTTGTTGGAGGCTACCGAGAAAGAGTTAAAGAGAGATGGGGCTGAAATCTGTTACTTAGAGGCCCGCACAGATAATATAGTAGCCCTAAACCTTTACCTAAAGCATAACTATAAAGTTGTTGAGCAATTAAGAAATTATTATGGAATTGGAAGAAATGGTATGAGATTAATGAAAAGTTTAGTTACCGAATAA
- a CDS encoding GIY-YIG nuclease family protein has protein sequence MRVGRLGYLSFDNGIYAYVGSAQNNLKMRVARHFRKKKRIFWHIDHLLSSEHAKILEVFFKVAPKAEECRTAETLRETGEAIRGFGSSDCRCVSHLLKVSNYERLKWLIENMNFMKVELEKLV, from the coding sequence GTGAGAGTCGGTCGCCTAGGTTATTTAAGTTTTGATAACGGCATCTATGCTTATGTTGGTTCAGCTCAAAATAATTTAAAGATGAGAGTTGCCCGGCATTTTAGGAAGAAGAAGCGCATTTTCTGGCACATAGACCATTTGCTGAGCAGTGAACATGCAAAAATCCTAGAGGTCTTCTTTAAAGTTGCACCTAAAGCTGAGGAATGCAGAACCGCCGAGACCTTGAGGGAGACCGGTGAAGCCATACGAGGCTTTGGCTCCTCAGATTGTAGATGCGTAAGCCACCTGCTTAAGGTGAGCAACTATGAAAGATTAAAGTGGCTCATTGAAAACATGAATTTTATGAAGGTGGAATTAGAGAAATTAGTGTGA
- a CDS encoding MoaD/ThiS family protein — MKVKIRLMGLLKRACGKEEILIHLDEGAKLKDAIFRLLEEEKALKEVLIDPELKDPRPNTIILVSGREISVLGGLEAELRDEEEIVIIPVIHGG; from the coding sequence ATGAAGGTCAAGATTAGATTAATGGGATTACTGAAGAGAGCTTGTGGAAAAGAAGAAATTTTAATACACTTAGATGAAGGGGCAAAGCTTAAGGATGCAATATTTAGGCTTCTGGAAGAGGAAAAAGCACTCAAAGAAGTCCTTATAGACCCTGAACTTAAGGATCCCCGTCCAAATACGATAATACTTGTCAGTGGCAGAGAAATCAGCGTTTTAGGTGGTTTGGAAGCAGAACTTAGAGACGAAGAGGAAATAGTAATTATACCAGTTATACATGGTGGCTGA
- a CDS encoding alpha-glucosidase/alpha-galactosidase: MVKISIIGAGSVVFSCSFVRDLCLTKSLWGSIVYLMDIDKERLETVYRIATRYRDEVGADLDIRATLNRREALEGADFVICTVKVGGYEPMEAERRIAEQHGYYRGIGDRVSDYYGGFAAYHQLKFFLELAMNMEELCPDAWLIETANPVFEGATLISRETKIKVVGVCHGHFGYKIIAGILGLNSEEVNAQMAGFNHCIWLTHFLYRGKNAYPLIDEWIEKKAPTYWRSEMYLRGAPWMTEQLSPAAVEMYRLYGLFPIGDTVRSVSPWWFHTNLKVKRKWFGPTGGFDSEIGWTLYLNSLKENLKRMIEAAKDPSIQLTSIFPPVMSGEQHIPIIDAIVNDKETKLQLNVPNKGAIDGIPDNVVVEVPVIVSGRGIQPIYIGSLPRRLMLHVMIPRMLRMEQILQAFLEGDRKSLLLMLMEDHRTKSFENAKSLIDAILTQPWNSDAAKHYKW, translated from the coding sequence ATGGTTAAAATATCGATTATTGGCGCCGGAAGCGTAGTCTTTTCATGTAGCTTCGTAAGAGACTTATGCTTAACAAAAAGTCTATGGGGAAGCATAGTCTACCTAATGGATATAGATAAGGAGAGGTTAGAGACTGTTTATAGAATAGCTACAAGATATAGGGATGAAGTCGGAGCAGACTTAGATATTAGAGCTACGCTCAATAGAAGAGAAGCCTTGGAGGGAGCTGACTTCGTAATATGCACCGTTAAAGTTGGCGGATATGAACCGATGGAGGCGGAGCGGAGGATAGCCGAGCAGCATGGGTATTATAGGGGTATAGGTGACAGGGTAAGTGATTATTATGGTGGATTTGCAGCATATCACCAGCTAAAGTTCTTCCTAGAATTGGCAATGAATATGGAGGAACTATGCCCAGATGCATGGCTGATTGAGACGGCAAACCCAGTCTTCGAGGGGGCAACACTAATTTCTAGGGAGACAAAAATAAAGGTCGTAGGTGTTTGTCATGGACACTTCGGATACAAAATTATAGCTGGCATACTAGGCTTAAATTCGGAAGAAGTTAACGCTCAGATGGCTGGCTTCAATCATTGCATATGGTTAACCCACTTCCTTTATAGGGGAAAGAACGCCTATCCACTGATAGACGAATGGATTGAGAAAAAGGCTCCAACATACTGGAGGAGCGAAATGTATCTTAGGGGTGCGCCTTGGATGACGGAACAGCTATCGCCAGCTGCAGTAGAAATGTACAGGCTTTATGGCTTATTTCCAATAGGTGACACTGTCAGAAGCGTATCGCCATGGTGGTTTCACACAAACCTAAAAGTTAAGCGTAAGTGGTTTGGTCCAACAGGCGGATTCGACTCTGAAATTGGATGGACACTTTACTTAAATTCGCTTAAAGAGAATCTTAAGCGCATGATTGAGGCGGCTAAAGACCCATCTATTCAATTAACGAGCATCTTTCCACCAGTCATGAGCGGTGAGCAACATATACCTATAATAGATGCGATAGTGAATGATAAAGAGACTAAGCTACAGCTTAATGTTCCGAACAAGGGCGCTATAGATGGTATACCTGACAATGTTGTAGTTGAGGTTCCAGTCATCGTGAGCGGGCGAGGTATTCAGCCAATTTATATTGGAAGCTTGCCAAGACGTCTAATGCTGCACGTCATGATACCTAGAATGCTTAGGATGGAACAAATACTACAGGCTTTTCTAGAGGGCGATAGGAAGAGTTTGCTTCTAATGCTTATGGAGGACCATAGAACAAAATCCTTTGAAAATGCAAAGTCCCTAATTGATGCAATATTGACGCAACCATGGAACTCGGACGCTGCAAAACATTATAAATGGTGA
- a CDS encoding 3-isopropylmalate dehydratase small subunit, protein MSVRIVGRVWKFGDNINTDLIIAGKYKLSITNLDELSKHAMEALIPNFAEKVKRGDLIVAGRNFGCGSSREQAPLVIKHLGIGAVIAESFARIFYRNAINIGLPAIECKETSRIADGDLLEVNLSDGYIKNLTRNEIYSIKPIPPALLEILVSGGLVNYVKKYGKLPW, encoded by the coding sequence TTGAGTGTTAGAATTGTTGGTAGAGTTTGGAAATTTGGCGATAACATAAACACGGATTTGATTATCGCTGGAAAATATAAGCTGAGCATAACTAACCTGGATGAGCTGTCTAAGCATGCTATGGAGGCTCTTATACCTAACTTTGCCGAGAAGGTTAAAAGGGGGGATTTGATAGTTGCTGGGAGAAATTTTGGCTGTGGCTCGAGCCGTGAGCAAGCTCCATTAGTCATTAAACATCTTGGCATAGGCGCCGTTATAGCCGAATCATTTGCACGTATATTTTATAGGAATGCCATAAACATCGGATTGCCAGCCATAGAGTGTAAGGAGACTAGTAGAATAGCTGATGGAGATTTATTAGAGGTTAATTTATCTGATGGTTACATAAAAAATTTGACGAGGAATGAGATTTATAGTATTAAACCCATCCCGCCAGCGTTACTTGAGATTTTAGTGAGTGGTGGCTTAGTAAATTATGTGAAAAAATATGGAAAGTTGCCTTGGTAA
- the hacA gene encoding homoaconitase large subunit — MGKTIVEKIFSLASGKDTYAGDIVIARINAAMAHDGTSLLAIEAFRDMGGRSVWDPSKVALIIDHVAPSATENFSKVHKIMREFAQTYGVNLYDAGSGICHQLMVESGLIYPGALVVGADSHTCTYGALGSFATGIGSTEMAAVFMSGKLWFKVPETLRIEVSGSPPPMVLPKDIILKIIDIVGADGATYKAIEFCGSTVKSMSIDGRLTLCNMAVEMGAKTGIIETDEKIASYISSLGIKKNLELKSDGGAEYSGKISLNVSNLEPQVACPHAVDNVRPVSEVEGVEVNQVFLGSCTNGRLEDLRVAAKILRGKIINRDVRMIVVPASRNIYLQALKEGLIEIFVKAGCIVCNPGCGPCAGAHQGILASNEVCLSTSNRNFKGRMGSVEAEIYLASPATAAATALEGKITDPRRLLKS, encoded by the coding sequence ATGGGTAAGACTATTGTAGAGAAGATATTCAGTTTAGCATCCGGAAAAGACACTTATGCTGGAGATATAGTTATAGCTAGGATTAATGCGGCCATGGCGCATGATGGAACATCACTTTTAGCTATTGAAGCTTTTAGGGATATGGGTGGACGAAGTGTGTGGGATCCATCTAAAGTAGCACTTATTATAGATCATGTTGCACCAAGCGCCACTGAAAACTTCTCAAAGGTTCACAAGATTATGCGTGAGTTCGCGCAAACATATGGCGTCAATTTATATGATGCTGGCTCAGGCATATGCCACCAATTAATGGTTGAGTCAGGGCTTATTTATCCCGGGGCGCTGGTTGTCGGCGCCGACTCACATACTTGTACATATGGAGCTTTAGGGTCTTTTGCAACTGGTATAGGTTCGACTGAGATGGCTGCGGTTTTTATGTCAGGTAAACTATGGTTTAAGGTTCCAGAAACCCTTCGGATTGAGGTAAGCGGTTCTCCACCGCCCATGGTTTTACCGAAGGATATCATATTAAAGATTATTGATATTGTTGGCGCTGATGGTGCAACATATAAGGCTATTGAATTCTGTGGGTCGACCGTTAAATCCATGAGTATTGATGGGCGCTTGACACTATGCAATATGGCTGTTGAGATGGGCGCTAAGACTGGCATAATAGAGACTGATGAGAAGATAGCTAGCTACATAAGTAGTTTAGGTATCAAGAAGAACTTAGAGTTGAAGAGCGACGGAGGTGCTGAGTATTCTGGCAAAATAAGTCTCAACGTCTCAAATCTTGAGCCACAGGTAGCATGCCCACATGCGGTCGATAATGTTAGACCAGTTAGCGAAGTTGAGGGTGTAGAGGTCAACCAGGTCTTCTTAGGTTCATGTACGAACGGACGCCTAGAGGATTTAAGAGTTGCGGCTAAAATACTCCGGGGAAAGATTATTAATAGGGATGTCCGAATGATAGTTGTGCCAGCATCGAGAAACATATATTTGCAAGCTTTAAAAGAGGGGCTAATAGAAATCTTTGTTAAAGCTGGTTGCATAGTCTGCAATCCCGGATGCGGACCATGCGCTGGGGCGCATCAGGGAATACTTGCATCAAATGAGGTCTGCTTATCAACATCCAATAGGAATTTTAAGGGTAGGATGGGAAGCGTTGAGGCTGAGATATACTTGGCTTCCCCGGCAACGGCAGCCGCAACCGCCCTAGAGGGTAAGATAACTGACCCTAGGAGGTTGCTAAAGAGTTGA